A genomic window from Candidatus Poribacteria bacterium includes:
- a CDS encoding PLP-dependent aminotransferase family protein → MKDFAFTGGRPDPYTFPTEGLIEASAKALRKLGGDLVNYPGESGYRGLRELASMRFERREGVPLPIDNISITSGSMQALELVLGTLINPGDTVLTEEYTYSGTLGIMRHFKANIEGVGMDYIDGMDMDDLESKLQALKRKNIRPSFIYTTSNHQNPTGAILSLERRKRMLELAKAYDTLIVEDDCYGDIDFTSTPTPASLFKLDTSNRVIFIATFSKILGAGVRQGYFVAREPYYGQIHQNRWDGGTSALASAIVAEFFMEHLEAHLVKTNAAVGAKCRAVVETLDKHVSDICTWTRPRGGLFLWIDLPETTDLDKLRELTAEKGVGFSNGSAFHYANAPVKAIRLAYAYCHVDDIPEGITYLCEAIREAQTATAEVAAGD, encoded by the coding sequence ATGAAAGACTTTGCTTTTACAGGTGGGCGTCCGGATCCGTATACGTTTCCGACGGAAGGTTTAATTGAGGCGAGTGCAAAAGCACTTCGTAAGTTGGGAGGCGATCTGGTTAATTATCCCGGTGAATCCGGCTATCGCGGTCTACGGGAACTGGCATCTATGCGGTTTGAACGGCGTGAAGGGGTCCCACTGCCGATAGACAACATCTCAATCACCTCCGGTTCTATGCAAGCACTGGAATTGGTGCTCGGAACGCTCATCAATCCTGGAGATACCGTGCTAACAGAGGAATACACCTACAGTGGTACCTTGGGGATTATGCGGCATTTCAAAGCCAATATTGAGGGTGTCGGTATGGACTATATTGACGGTATGGATATGGACGATCTGGAATCCAAACTGCAAGCACTCAAACGCAAGAATATCCGTCCGTCGTTCATCTATACGACTTCAAACCATCAGAACCCGACAGGTGCGATCCTTTCGCTTGAACGGCGGAAACGGATGCTGGAATTGGCTAAGGCATACGACACACTCATTGTTGAAGATGACTGCTACGGCGACATCGACTTTACATCCACCCCGACACCCGCTTCGCTCTTTAAACTGGATACCTCGAACCGTGTGATTTTTATCGCCACTTTCTCAAAAATCTTAGGCGCAGGGGTCCGACAAGGTTATTTCGTGGCGCGGGAACCGTACTACGGACAAATCCATCAGAACCGATGGGACGGCGGGACGAGCGCGCTGGCGAGCGCGATTGTTGCCGAATTCTTTATGGAGCACCTCGAAGCACATCTTGTAAAGACGAATGCTGCTGTAGGCGCGAAATGTCGCGCTGTGGTGGAGACACTTGATAAGCATGTGAGCGACATCTGTACATGGACCCGCCCGCGAGGCGGACTCTTCCTCTGGATAGATCTACCAGAGACCACAGACCTTGACAAACTCCGTGAACTCACTGCGGAGAAGGGGGTCGGTTTCAGCAACGGGAGTGCCTTCCACTACGCAAACGCGCCAGTGAAAGCGATCCGATTGGCGTACGCTTATTGCCACGTGGACGATATCCCCGAAGGGATCACCTATCTGTGTGAAGCGATCCGTGAGGCACAGACCGCAACAGCGGAGGTCGCTGCAGGCGATTAA
- the rimI gene encoding ribosomal protein S18-alanine N-acetyltransferase: protein MATQNSLRNLTFEPMCLSDLQQVLDIENECFEDPWSATYFTLSLKRPRSYDFFYVARCEDTILGYIVFAVLYEEAHILNIAVPIAYRGQGIGKYLLASALEMIAAHDGREVFLEVAVNNLPAQYLYRQFGFRIYGTRKNYYGRHKDAYLFRKGAPETDAT, encoded by the coding sequence ATGGCAACCCAAAACTCGCTCCGAAATCTCACATTTGAACCGATGTGCTTATCTGACCTACAACAGGTCCTGGACATAGAAAACGAATGCTTCGAGGACCCATGGAGCGCGACCTATTTTACACTGTCCCTGAAGCGACCGAGATCTTATGATTTTTTTTACGTTGCGCGGTGCGAAGACACCATCCTGGGTTACATCGTGTTCGCTGTTCTCTATGAAGAAGCGCATATTTTAAATATTGCAGTGCCAATTGCCTATCGCGGACAAGGTATCGGCAAATATCTCCTCGCTTCAGCTTTAGAGATGATAGCCGCACACGACGGACGCGAGGTCTTCTTGGAGGTCGCTGTCAATAACTTACCAGCACAATACCTCTACAGACAGTTCGGGTTCCGCATCTATGGCACCCGCAAAAACTACTACGGTCGTCATAAGGACGCTTACCTTTTTCGCAAAGGAGCACCAGAAACCGATGCTACTTAA
- a CDS encoding isochorismatase family protein — protein sequence MLLNILSQTFSATETLSLSTRRQEARTAGRNGWRIIEEEVHWNPAETAIVVVDMWNEHWSWGATERVNVMAPRMNIVLGRARESGVHIIHAPSDTMDFYEAHPARQSVLALPHAQPPPERELPDPPLPVDASDGGSDTGETDTYKAWHRQHPVIEIADADAISDNGQEVYNLFHHKGIKNIIFMGVHTNMCVLGRSFAIKQMVRWGFNAVLARDLTDAMYNPFKPPYVSHEEGTQLIIEYIEKFWCPTILSGDLTTPKA from the coding sequence ATGCTACTTAACATTTTAAGCCAGACCTTTTCAGCCACTGAAACCCTCTCACTCTCAACCCGCCGACAGGAGGCGCGGACGGCTGGCAGGAACGGTTGGCGTATCATTGAAGAAGAGGTCCACTGGAACCCCGCTGAAACGGCTATTGTCGTCGTTGATATGTGGAACGAACACTGGTCTTGGGGTGCGACAGAGCGCGTAAATGTGATGGCACCTCGGATGAACATCGTGCTTGGACGGGCAAGGGAAAGCGGCGTTCATATTATCCATGCACCCTCCGACACAATGGACTTCTACGAGGCGCACCCGGCGCGCCAATCGGTCTTAGCATTACCACATGCTCAACCGCCACCTGAACGGGAATTACCTGATCCACCCTTGCCTGTTGATGCCTCCGATGGTGGTTCAGACACCGGCGAAACCGATACCTACAAAGCGTGGCACCGGCAACATCCTGTCATTGAGATTGCTGACGCAGATGCCATCAGTGATAACGGACAAGAGGTCTACAATCTTTTTCATCACAAGGGTATTAAGAATATCATCTTCATGGGGGTGCACACCAATATGTGTGTCCTCGGACGCTCTTTTGCGATTAAACAGATGGTTCGTTGGGGTTTCAATGCCGTTCTTGCACGTGATCTCACAGATGCGATGTATAATCCGTTTAAGCCGCCTTATGTTAGTCACGAAGAAGGCACGCAGCTCATCATTGAGTATATTGAGAAATTCTGGTGTCCCACAATCCTCAGTGGTGATTTAACAACTCCGAAAGCCTAA
- a CDS encoding HNH endonuclease — protein sequence MEISVLVLNASYEAINVCNLRRAMKMVFKGTAQTEEVSDLKIHSPSAAIKVPHVIRLVNYVHVPRSVVKFSRKNVLVRDHYTCQYCYGEFPTAQLTLDHVIPISRGGQTNWENVVTACKKCNNKKGNKMLYETQLTLARQPKTPSILTYLQLNRHFRGCHPSWRKYLYLN from the coding sequence GTGGAAATATCTGTCTTAGTACTTAATGCAAGTTATGAAGCAATCAACGTTTGCAACCTCCGGCGTGCGATGAAAATGGTTTTCAAAGGCACCGCACAGACGGAAGAAGTCTCTGACCTTAAGATTCATTCACCCAGTGCTGCAATAAAAGTACCACATGTAATTCGTTTGGTGAACTACGTGCATGTCCCACGGAGTGTCGTCAAATTTTCACGGAAGAATGTCCTCGTCCGAGATCATTACACGTGTCAGTACTGCTATGGTGAGTTCCCAACAGCACAACTCACGCTCGACCATGTGATACCGATTTCGCGGGGTGGACAAACGAACTGGGAAAATGTTGTGACGGCGTGCAAGAAATGTAATAATAAAAAAGGAAATAAAATGCTCTACGAGACACAACTCACACTCGCACGCCAGCCCAAAACACCATCAATATTAACGTATTTACAACTCAACCGTCATTTTCGAGGATGCCATCCGTCGTGGAGAAAATATCTGTATCTCAATTGA
- the rnpA gene encoding ribonuclease P protein component, producing the protein MPDPRKLKKRSEFQRAYQDGGKYWNRYFVIYVRPTGFEHSRLGITVSKKVGNSVQRNRVKRLIRESFRHLCPHLQAAYDIVVVGRTAATRLKCQEAANALCSLFRRASILNSANITTTP; encoded by the coding sequence ATGCCAGATCCGAGAAAACTAAAAAAACGTTCGGAATTCCAGCGTGCCTATCAAGACGGCGGTAAGTATTGGAATCGCTATTTTGTGATATACGTACGACCGACAGGCTTCGAGCATTCTCGATTGGGGATAACCGTTAGCAAAAAAGTCGGAAACAGCGTCCAAAGGAATCGGGTTAAAAGATTAATTCGGGAGTCGTTTCGGCACTTATGTCCTCACCTACAGGCAGCTTATGATATCGTGGTTGTCGGTAGAACTGCAGCGACTCGGCTTAAATGTCAGGAAGCAGCAAACGCGCTCTGTAGTTTATTCCGAAGAGCCTCTATCTTGAATAGCGCGAATATCACCACAACGCCGTGA
- the yidD gene encoding membrane protein insertion efficiency factor YidD, translating into MAAVLVQPIRFYRRFISPLLPRSCRFYPTCSQYAQQALERYGTLKGTWLTLKRLSKCHPYHPGGFDPLK; encoded by the coding sequence ATGGCGGCTGTACTCGTCCAACCGATCCGTTTTTATCGCCGTTTCATTTCACCGCTGCTACCCCGTTCATGTCGTTTCTATCCCACATGTTCCCAATACGCACAGCAGGCATTAGAACGTTACGGGACGCTCAAGGGGACCTGGCTAACTCTTAAACGACTTTCAAAATGTCACCCATATCATCCGGGTGGCTTCGACCCGCTGAAATAG
- the yidC gene encoding membrane protein insertase YidC, producing MGVRYILALVLMIAVMIGWSLFFGNRFAPEPDESATTETAPSSDTRQVPPDDATQTAPDGTEASVDTDLWTPLQESPDDAKVSVHTDRYSVVFNEKLAIAKVWELNQFPDRTVDIDEPLNLIPENALSCLALRFANDQLQLDLLNASWRADKPEIDLTAGEGVETLTFRTIIAEKLQVAKQLTFIPGTYFVNLAITFQNVSDEPLLMGGNEPANGYELQWGRGINADLLPHEKKSGKRGRRGKEGAKVYTGEGNPVHKLKDEQALTTVLWAGLDSQYFSALMIPDPEIAATYRLTETPNASAGADVAVVAPTETVGLVVPGFYLASQQKASHEFRLYVGPKDDKILKTIEAPNAPELSLHLSKVIDFGFFAPLVWGMLWLFQGFHAVFRNYGLSIILLTALVKVITYPFTRKAHASMKKMQKLQPELLELKEKYRDDPQKLNRATMRLYKENGVNPLGGCIPWLPQIPLFFALFSLLGGAVELRGAPFLLWIQDLSAPDTLFELPFTIPLIVTQIDAVRLLPIINGLTTWLQQKFVGNMTPTTDNTQMKLMQFMPIIFIFIFYNWASGFVLYWLCNNVFTIAQQYLQNRSATDEDLSGSADTKKRNTSKRK from the coding sequence ATGGGAGTACGTTATATTCTCGCACTCGTCCTAATGATTGCTGTCATGATTGGATGGAGCCTGTTTTTCGGTAACCGGTTTGCGCCCGAGCCAGACGAATCCGCAACGACCGAAACAGCCCCATCATCTGATACACGTCAAGTGCCACCCGATGACGCGACACAGACGGCACCCGACGGAACCGAGGCATCCGTCGATACAGATCTCTGGACTCCTTTACAGGAAAGCCCGGATGACGCAAAAGTTAGCGTTCACACCGATAGGTATAGTGTCGTGTTCAACGAAAAACTTGCAATTGCCAAAGTGTGGGAACTCAATCAGTTTCCAGACCGGACCGTTGACATCGATGAACCCCTGAACCTGATTCCAGAGAACGCGCTGAGCTGCCTCGCACTTCGCTTCGCAAATGACCAACTGCAACTCGACTTGCTTAATGCTTCATGGCGCGCGGACAAGCCTGAAATCGATCTCACAGCGGGCGAGGGTGTAGAAACACTCACTTTCCGAACAATCATCGCAGAAAAACTGCAGGTTGCCAAGCAGTTAACTTTCATCCCTGGCACCTATTTTGTTAATCTGGCAATTACCTTCCAAAATGTCTCTGATGAACCTTTACTTATGGGTGGAAATGAACCGGCGAATGGATATGAACTCCAATGGGGACGCGGTATCAACGCCGACCTCCTACCTCACGAAAAGAAAAGTGGGAAACGTGGGCGACGTGGTAAAGAGGGCGCGAAGGTTTACACCGGCGAAGGGAATCCTGTGCACAAACTTAAAGACGAACAGGCTTTAACGACTGTGCTTTGGGCAGGACTTGATAGTCAGTACTTCAGCGCGCTCATGATCCCTGACCCGGAAATCGCGGCAACATATAGACTCACAGAGACTCCCAATGCGAGTGCCGGTGCCGATGTCGCTGTCGTCGCACCCACAGAGACAGTTGGGCTCGTTGTTCCGGGTTTTTATCTTGCATCTCAGCAGAAAGCCAGTCACGAATTCCGGCTCTATGTCGGACCGAAAGACGACAAAATTCTGAAAACGATTGAGGCACCCAACGCGCCAGAACTATCGCTACATCTTTCCAAAGTGATTGACTTCGGATTCTTTGCCCCCCTTGTTTGGGGCATGCTCTGGCTATTCCAAGGATTTCACGCCGTCTTCAGAAACTATGGGCTCTCAATTATTCTGTTGACTGCCTTGGTGAAGGTTATCACTTATCCGTTTACCCGCAAGGCGCACGCCTCGATGAAAAAGATGCAGAAACTCCAACCCGAACTTTTGGAATTGAAGGAGAAATACAGGGACGATCCGCAGAAGCTTAACCGCGCCACAATGCGGCTCTACAAGGAAAATGGTGTCAATCCGCTTGGGGGTTGTATCCCGTGGCTTCCACAAATTCCGCTCTTCTTCGCACTCTTTTCGCTCCTTGGCGGCGCAGTAGAACTCCGTGGAGCACCTTTCCTGCTCTGGATTCAAGACCTTTCCGCACCCGATACTTTGTTTGAATTGCCCTTTACGATTCCGCTGATTGTCACACAGATAGATGCCGTTCGACTGCTACCTATCATCAACGGATTAACAACTTGGCTTCAACAGAAATTCGTCGGCAATATGACACCAACAACCGACAATACCCAAATGAAACTGATGCAATTCATGCCAATTATCTTTATCTTCATTTTTTACAACTGGGCATCAGGATTTGTATTGTATTGGTTGTGTAACAATGTGTTCACTATAGCACAACAGTATCTACAGAACCGAAGCGCGACGGACGAAGACCTATCGGGGTCTGCAGATACTAAAAAACGGAACACTTCCAAACGGAAATAG
- a CDS encoding protein jag: MQHYIQAESDTVEEAIEQALNELEATREQVTIDIISEPTKGILNFGAKPAKVRVTMKQDVSSAPDTILRELLSRMGIGAEVESDFVDGSTHLNIHTDSPALLIGKHGQTLDAIERLLNCIVNKASLVKRRVFVDTEGYRERREERLVEMAHQMAEQVKYTNREVVLAPMSARDRRIIHVALREDDIVSTYSQGEGDMRRVVITTNG; the protein is encoded by the coding sequence ATGCAACATTATATTCAAGCTGAAAGCGATACAGTGGAGGAAGCAATTGAACAGGCACTCAATGAACTTGAGGCGACTCGCGAGCAGGTTACAATTGACATCATCAGTGAACCCACAAAAGGTATCTTAAATTTCGGCGCGAAACCTGCCAAAGTCCGAGTAACAATGAAGCAAGATGTCTCTTCGGCACCCGACACGATTCTCAGAGAGTTGCTCAGCCGGATGGGAATTGGTGCCGAAGTGGAATCGGATTTCGTTGATGGCAGCACACATCTCAATATCCACACTGACAGTCCTGCCCTCCTCATCGGGAAGCATGGGCAGACGCTTGATGCTATTGAACGCCTCCTCAATTGCATTGTTAATAAAGCCTCTCTCGTAAAAAGGCGGGTTTTTGTTGACACCGAGGGTTACCGGGAACGCCGAGAAGAACGGCTCGTCGAAATGGCACACCAAATGGCGGAGCAGGTGAAGTATACCAACCGGGAGGTTGTCTTGGCACCAATGTCGGCGCGTGACCGCCGCATCATCCATGTCGCCTTAAGAGAGGATGATATTGTATCCACCTATAGTCAAGGCGAGGGAGACATGCGTCGGGTTGTCATCACAACTAATGGTTAA
- the mnmE gene encoding tRNA uridine-5-carboxymethylaminomethyl(34) synthesis GTPase MnmE: MKFHDTIAAIATARGEAGIGIVRVSGPLALPIATDLFRSPRAVSPAQLPTHTLTYGHVVDTNASDAVIDEILLGIMHAPKTYTGEDIVEFNCHGGILPLTAVLDLVVKQGARLAEPGEFTKRAFLNGRLDLAQAEAVAELIASKTDLSRKIAIEALAGKLSETVNQFNDRLAALLAEIEASVDFPEEDLDFMKVEAQLECARTVQTDLTVLLETADEGRLISEGVNVAILGKPNVGKSSLLNALVGTARAIVTDIPGTTRDTIEEAININGIPLKLFDTAGIRQTDDIVEQQGVQRSKAVLDKAELLLLMFDASQPLNDADRDLLQTAQSQKAILILNKTDLPVVTSMAALLTHCPKKRIVETVIPQGKGLEALRTAISEELLGDKFVVGESPIVTNARHQDALRRAHNGLNYAIESLANGMPPELVAVDLRISLDALGDIVGKTTTEDILDRIFSQFCVGK; encoded by the coding sequence ATGAAATTCCACGATACCATCGCAGCCATCGCAACAGCACGCGGCGAAGCGGGTATCGGCATTGTCCGAGTCAGTGGACCGCTCGCCCTGCCGATTGCTACCGATTTATTCCGATCTCCGCGGGCTGTATCTCCCGCACAACTACCGACGCATACGCTTACATACGGACACGTTGTAGATACTAACGCATCCGATGCCGTAATTGATGAAATTTTACTCGGCATCATGCACGCGCCAAAAACGTATACCGGAGAAGATATCGTCGAGTTTAATTGTCACGGTGGGATCCTTCCCCTCACGGCTGTATTGGACTTGGTAGTAAAGCAGGGCGCACGGCTCGCAGAACCGGGTGAATTCACAAAACGCGCTTTCCTTAACGGTAGACTTGACCTTGCACAAGCGGAAGCCGTCGCTGAACTCATCGCCTCGAAAACGGATCTGAGCCGAAAAATCGCAATAGAAGCACTCGCTGGGAAGCTTTCTGAGACTGTCAATCAATTCAATGACCGACTCGCAGCCCTGCTCGCAGAGATTGAAGCGTCTGTTGATTTTCCTGAGGAAGACCTTGATTTCATGAAGGTAGAGGCGCAGCTCGAATGTGCCCGCACCGTTCAGACAGACTTAACGGTGCTTCTTGAAACTGCCGATGAAGGGAGACTCATCTCGGAGGGTGTCAATGTCGCCATATTGGGTAAACCAAATGTCGGAAAATCCAGTTTACTTAATGCACTCGTTGGAACGGCACGCGCTATCGTTACAGATATCCCTGGCACGACACGCGACACAATTGAAGAGGCTATTAACATCAATGGTATCCCATTGAAACTTTTTGACACCGCTGGTATTCGACAGACGGATGATATTGTTGAACAACAAGGCGTTCAACGGAGCAAAGCCGTCTTAGACAAGGCAGAATTGTTACTCTTGATGTTCGACGCATCGCAACCTTTAAACGATGCCGATAGGGACCTCTTGCAGACAGCACAATCGCAGAAAGCAATTCTTATCTTGAATAAGACAGACCTACCGGTTGTGACATCAATGGCTGCATTACTGACGCACTGCCCAAAAAAGCGGATCGTTGAGACAGTGATCCCCCAAGGTAAAGGACTCGAGGCACTAAGGACCGCTATCTCTGAGGAACTGCTTGGTGATAAGTTCGTTGTCGGGGAATCGCCGATTGTGACCAACGCACGCCATCAGGACGCACTCAGGCGTGCACACAATGGACTCAATTATGCGATAGAGAGTCTCGCGAACGGTATGCCTCCGGAACTCGTTGCTGTCGATTTGCGAATCAGTCTTGATGCCCTGGGCGACATCGTTGGCAAGACGACAACGGAAGATATTCTCGATAGGATTTTCTCTCAGTTCTGTGTCGGGAAGTAA
- a CDS encoding pseudouridine synthase — translation MRLEKYIATSGIASRRAVKKRILAGAVSVNGEPILVPGHPIDTETDVVEFEGKRVEPLKEQIYLMLNKPAGCITTRSDQRGRPTVMDLVRDLSDTIYPVGRLDLETEGLLLFTNDGDFAYRLLHPSHEIEKIYIAWVKGVPRDDVIQKLRQGVKIPSGTTAPAKVRRLKISKDGHSTAFEVTIHEGKKRQVRMMFKAVRHPVIRLKRVQIGTLKLGHLPLGAHRLLTSEEVSELLRL, via the coding sequence ATGCGACTTGAAAAATATATTGCTACCTCAGGTATCGCTTCTCGGCGGGCGGTGAAAAAGCGCATTCTTGCTGGTGCCGTCAGCGTTAACGGCGAACCTATTCTGGTGCCAGGACACCCAATCGACACAGAGACCGATGTCGTTGAATTTGAAGGCAAACGCGTTGAGCCGTTGAAAGAGCAGATCTATTTAATGCTAAATAAACCGGCGGGCTGTATCACAACGCGCAGCGACCAACGCGGGCGTCCAACCGTTATGGACCTCGTTCGGGACCTATCGGATACAATCTATCCAGTTGGACGCTTAGACTTGGAGACCGAGGGGTTGCTACTCTTCACGAACGATGGGGATTTCGCCTACCGACTGCTACACCCAAGCCATGAGATAGAGAAAATCTATATCGCGTGGGTGAAAGGCGTGCCGCGCGACGACGTGATTCAGAAGCTCCGTCAAGGGGTCAAGATTCCGAGTGGAACAACGGCACCGGCAAAGGTCAGACGACTGAAAATAAGCAAAGATGGGCACTCAACAGCGTTTGAGGTAACAATTCATGAAGGGAAAAAACGACAGGTGCGGATGATGTTCAAAGCCGTGAGACATCCCGTCATCCGTCTGAAACGGGTACAGATTGGCACTTTGAAGTTAGGGCATCTGCCATTAGGCGCGCATCGACTTTTGACTTCGGAAGAGGTATCGGAGCTACTGCGTTTATAG
- a CDS encoding HAD-IB family hydrolase: protein MRDTKTCAVFDLDGTIIRLSSEQVFLRYLLSHGEIPIPNLLAWVSYLLQVKSLRAAKPNKIYLRGLEQTHLQEIARRCFTETLRPSIAPHISKLIYHHRAEGRTVILMSGSLSFLVQPFHAYFQTDLMVAHQLEMVDGRCTGQRIGLHPYAENKAKLTQQLAAEHGFNLNHSYAYGNHHTDAHKLELFGHPVAVNPDGGLRRIAMAKGWHIEE from the coding sequence ATGAGAGACACTAAAACGTGTGCTGTTTTCGACTTAGACGGCACGATTATCCGCCTCTCCTCAGAACAGGTTTTCCTGCGGTATCTGCTGAGCCACGGTGAGATCCCGATACCGAACTTGCTGGCGTGGGTATCCTATCTGCTGCAGGTTAAATCTCTTCGAGCAGCAAAACCTAATAAGATTTACCTTCGCGGTTTGGAGCAGACACACCTTCAGGAGATTGCCCGACGCTGCTTCACCGAAACGCTTCGTCCGAGCATAGCACCTCACATTTCCAAATTGATATATCACCATCGCGCCGAAGGACGGACGGTTATCCTGATGTCGGGTTCATTGTCCTTTCTCGTTCAACCGTTTCATGCATACTTCCAGACCGACCTAATGGTCGCACACCAACTGGAGATGGTTGACGGAAGATGTACGGGACAACGGATTGGGCTCCACCCGTATGCCGAAAACAAAGCCAAACTCACCCAACAACTCGCCGCTGAACACGGGTTCAACTTAAACCACTCTTACGCCTACGGAAACCATCACACCGATGCTCACAAACTGGAATTGTTTGGGCATCCCGTCGCTGTTAACCCAGATGGCGGGTTGCGACGCATCGCCATGGCTAAGGGCTGGCACATAGAAGAATGA
- a CDS encoding pyridoxine 5'-phosphate synthase: MIALSVNVNKVATLRNSRGGDIPDIRTAVDTCVAAGAQGITVHPREDQRHITPTDVQDIAERLIEINTRKSPAIEYNIEGDPRPDLIDMVLQTKPTQCTLVPVVAGEVTSHTVWDIHKDGDTLKPIIAALKDAGIRVSLFSGTDVEQITMTRDIGADRIELYTAPYAMAKTETEVEHEFGSLKNAALKAMDLGLGINAGHDLNLDNLPLMQDLPGLQEVSIGHHLMADALYIGMEAAVKAYRQALGQQIT; the protein is encoded by the coding sequence ATGATAGCATTAAGTGTAAATGTAAACAAAGTCGCAACATTGCGAAACTCACGAGGTGGCGATATTCCGGACATACGCACTGCAGTTGATACTTGCGTCGCTGCTGGCGCGCAGGGGATCACGGTGCATCCCCGCGAAGACCAACGACATATCACACCAACAGACGTGCAGGACATCGCCGAACGATTAATAGAAATCAACACCCGAAAATCACCTGCTATCGAATATAACATTGAAGGCGATCCGAGACCTGACCTCATTGATATGGTACTTCAGACGAAACCGACGCAGTGCACGCTCGTCCCTGTTGTGGCGGGTGAGGTAACAAGCCATACCGTTTGGGACATTCACAAAGATGGCGATACGTTGAAACCGATCATCGCAGCCCTGAAAGATGCGGGTATCCGTGTCAGTCTGTTTAGTGGAACGGATGTCGAGCAGATAACGATGACGCGTGACATCGGTGCGGATCGCATTGAACTCTATACTGCGCCTTACGCCATGGCAAAAACCGAGACAGAAGTTGAACACGAATTCGGATCGCTAAAGAACGCGGCACTGAAGGCGATGGATTTAGGGCTTGGGATCAATGCCGGTCATGACTTGAACCTTGACAATTTGCCGTTGATGCAGGACTTACCAGGGCTTCAGGAAGTCTCTATCGGTCATCATCTCATGGCAGATGCACTCTACATCGGGATGGAAGCTGCCGTCAAAGCATATCGACAAGCACTGGGGCAACAGATAACATGA